The proteins below are encoded in one region of Prevotella melaninogenica ATCC 25845:
- the holA gene encoding DNA polymerase III subunit delta, with protein MPAKQGPTFQSIMQDLKNKKFAPIYMLMGEESYYIDQISGYISEHVLSPEERDFNQTICFGSDVTAVQVADMARRYPMMAEYQVIIVKEAQNIRSLEALEKYLKNPVKSTILVWCHKNGKIDARKKAVGLAQAVGVVFESKKLRDYQLPDFIQSYLKERKVSIDSKACQIIADHIGADLSRLTSELDKVLISLPADNLRVTPEVVEKEIGVSKDFNTFELRNAIVQKDCFKANQIVKYFDNNPKAGSLYSFLPLLFSYFQSLMIVHYSPRKNTEQDIAAALDLRNTWGAKDFVIGQKNYSARKTMEIISKIRDIDGKSKGLDNPNTGAGDLMKELIFFILH; from the coding sequence ATGCCAGCAAAGCAAGGACCAACATTTCAGAGTATTATGCAGGATCTGAAGAATAAGAAGTTTGCTCCCATCTATATGCTGATGGGGGAAGAGTCTTATTATATCGATCAGATTTCTGGTTATATATCAGAGCATGTTCTATCTCCAGAGGAAAGAGATTTTAATCAGACTATCTGTTTTGGATCAGACGTTACTGCTGTTCAGGTAGCGGATATGGCACGACGTTATCCTATGATGGCGGAGTATCAGGTGATAATCGTCAAAGAGGCGCAGAATATTCGTTCTTTGGAAGCATTAGAGAAGTACCTCAAAAATCCCGTAAAATCAACCATCCTTGTATGGTGCCATAAAAACGGGAAAATTGACGCACGTAAAAAAGCTGTAGGATTGGCACAGGCTGTCGGTGTCGTTTTTGAAAGTAAGAAGTTGCGCGACTATCAGCTACCAGATTTTATCCAAAGTTATTTGAAGGAGAGAAAAGTTAGTATCGACTCAAAGGCGTGTCAGATAATTGCTGATCATATTGGTGCGGATTTAAGTCGCCTCACTTCTGAGTTGGATAAGGTGCTTATCTCTCTTCCTGCAGATAATCTTCGTGTCACCCCAGAAGTAGTGGAGAAGGAGATAGGTGTCAGTAAAGACTTCAATACTTTTGAACTTAGAAATGCGATTGTACAGAAGGATTGTTTTAAAGCAAATCAGATTGTGAAATATTTTGACAATAATCCAAAGGCTGGTTCTCTTTATTCTTTCCTTCCATTACTCTTTTCTTATTTCCAAAGTTTGATGATAGTTCATTATTCTCCTCGAAAAAATACGGAACAAGATATTGCTGCTGCTTTAGATTTGCGTAATACATGGGGAGCTAAAGATTTTGTAATAGGGCAAAAGAATTATTCCGCTCGCAAAACGATGGAGATAATTTCTAAGATTCGAGACATCGATGGGAAGAGTAAAGGATTAGATAATCCTAATACTGGTGCAGGAGATTTGATGAAAGAGCTAATTTTCTTCATACTTCACTAA
- a CDS encoding type I restriction enzyme HsdR N-terminal domain-containing protein — protein MMQLNLPPYQIRVREENGRKQIFDVLRRKYIALTPEEWVRQHFIHYLIEHKSYPVTLLANEVPLQVGEKKVRADSVLYDNQLRPRMIIEYKAPTIPLTQKVFEQISVYNLLLHVDYLIVSNGLDTYICKMDYENQTYAFLETIPDYQNI, from the coding sequence ATGATGCAGCTTAACCTCCCTCCTTATCAGATTAGAGTAAGAGAGGAAAACGGACGAAAGCAGATTTTTGATGTACTTCGCAGGAAGTATATAGCACTTACGCCAGAGGAATGGGTGCGCCAGCACTTTATTCATTATCTCATTGAACATAAGAGCTACCCTGTTACCCTACTTGCTAACGAGGTTCCACTACAAGTTGGCGAGAAGAAAGTCCGTGCTGATAGCGTGCTTTACGATAATCAGCTTCGTCCGAGGATGATTATTGAATACAAAGCACCTACCATACCATTAACACAGAAAGTATTTGAACAGATTTCTGTTTACAACCTCCTACTCCACGTTGATTATCTGATTGTATCAAATGGCTTAGATACTTATATCTGTAAAATGGATTATGAGAATCAAACATACGCATTTCTTGAGACGATTCCAGATTATCAAAACATTTAA
- a CDS encoding DnaJ domain-containing protein, with protein sequence MAIGKWIGGALGWILSGSMLGGLVGYCIGTMLDEAFAGDNRGGDRQNGYGEQSHFGGTRPFEEDRNSFLFSMLVLSSYIIKADGKIMHSEMEYVRQFLRHNFGEQAVSQGESILLKLFDLQKQQGPYQFKETIRKSCVEIHFHTSVSQRLQLLNYLVIIAKADGIVSPEEVVALKEIASYLGLSAQDIESMLNLESGAKASSNIEDAYKVLGISPSATDDEVKAAYRKMALKHHPDRVSTLGDDIRKAAEKKFQEINDAKERIYKARGL encoded by the coding sequence ATGGCAATAGGCAAATGGATTGGTGGCGCATTAGGATGGATACTTAGCGGAAGTATGCTGGGTGGTTTAGTTGGCTATTGTATAGGAACAATGCTTGACGAAGCATTTGCAGGCGATAATAGAGGTGGTGATAGGCAGAACGGATATGGCGAGCAAAGTCATTTTGGAGGCACGCGTCCGTTTGAAGAAGACCGCAACTCCTTTTTGTTCTCTATGCTTGTCCTTTCCTCTTACATTATAAAAGCCGATGGAAAGATAATGCACTCTGAGATGGAATATGTACGCCAATTCCTTCGTCATAACTTCGGCGAGCAGGCTGTAAGCCAAGGAGAATCAATTTTGCTAAAGTTATTTGATTTACAGAAGCAACAAGGCCCTTACCAATTTAAAGAAACAATCCGTAAGAGCTGTGTTGAAATACATTTTCATACAAGTGTCAGTCAACGCCTACAACTACTAAACTATCTTGTCATCATAGCAAAAGCTGATGGCATCGTAAGCCCAGAAGAAGTTGTTGCACTGAAAGAGATTGCCTCATATCTTGGGCTTTCTGCGCAAGACATAGAGTCCATGCTCAACTTAGAAAGTGGAGCAAAAGCAAGTAGCAACATTGAAGATGCTTATAAGGTGTTAGGCATATCTCCATCAGCAACTGATGATGAAGTCAAGGCTGCTTACCGCAAGATGGCACTTAAACATCATCCAGACCGTGTTTCTACGCTTGGAGACGATATCCGAAAGGCTGCTGAAAAGAAGTTCCAGGAGATTAACGACGCCAAAGAAAGAATCTATAAAGCAAGAGGACTGTGA
- a CDS encoding peptidylprolyl isomerase: MATRLKIKTTEGDIIIRLYDETPKHRDNFLKLAKEGYFNGTLFHRVIKDFMIQGGDPDSKNAPKGKMLGTGGPDYTIPAEFVYPQYFHKRGALSAARTGDEVNPEKESSGSQFYIVWGKTFKPAELKQMEHQMAMQQEQQVFNQLTREHHEEIMNLRRNRDRVGLQELQDKLIEQTKTTCKQQGKPSFTEEQIEVYTNVGGTPFLDNQYTVFGEVEEGLGIVERIQNCDTDRNDRPTEDVKIETVALL; this comes from the coding sequence ATGGCAACAAGACTTAAAATAAAAACAACAGAAGGTGATATCATTATTCGCCTTTATGACGAGACTCCAAAACATCGTGATAACTTTTTAAAGCTTGCAAAGGAAGGGTATTTCAATGGTACACTCTTCCACCGAGTAATAAAGGATTTTATGATACAAGGTGGAGATCCCGATAGTAAGAATGCTCCGAAGGGTAAGATGTTAGGTACAGGTGGACCAGACTATACCATTCCTGCTGAGTTTGTGTATCCACAATACTTTCACAAGCGTGGTGCATTGAGTGCAGCCCGCACAGGTGATGAAGTTAATCCTGAGAAAGAAAGCAGTGGTAGTCAGTTTTACATTGTATGGGGAAAGACCTTTAAACCTGCAGAACTGAAACAAATGGAGCATCAGATGGCAATGCAACAAGAGCAGCAGGTATTCAATCAGCTTACAAGAGAACATCACGAGGAGATAATGAATTTAAGACGTAATCGTGACCGTGTAGGACTGCAAGAGCTACAAGACAAACTAATAGAACAAACAAAAACAACTTGTAAGCAACAAGGTAAGCCTTCCTTTACAGAAGAACAAATAGAGGTTTATACTAATGTTGGTGGTACTCCTTTCCTCGATAATCAGTACACCGTCTTCGGTGAGGTGGAGGAAGGCCTTGGTATCGTTGAACGTATACAAAACTGCGATACAGACCGCAACGACCGTCCAACAGAAGATGTTAAGATAGAAACTGTAGCCTTATTGTAA
- a CDS encoding TM2 domain-containing protein produces the protein MESEKVNHMLMMLSSKIPAGSIPSVRTRLENTDISESEILALQSQMKDPLLSILLSIFIGTLGVDRFYIGDVGLGIGKLLTGGGCGIWWLIDIFLIVDATKQKNLELLSYYLR, from the coding sequence ATGGAATCAGAAAAGGTGAATCATATGTTGATGATGCTTTCATCAAAAATCCCTGCAGGAAGTATTCCGAGTGTTCGTACAAGATTGGAAAACACTGATATTAGTGAGTCAGAGATATTGGCTCTCCAGTCTCAGATGAAAGATCCTTTGCTATCAATTCTTTTGTCAATATTTATCGGGACACTCGGTGTTGACCGTTTTTATATTGGTGATGTTGGTTTAGGTATTGGTAAGTTGTTGACAGGTGGTGGTTGTGGTATCTGGTGGCTTATAGATATCTTCTTGATAGTAGATGCTACTAAGCAGAAGAACTTGGAACTTCTGTCATACTATCTTCGCTAA
- a CDS encoding DUF2752 domain-containing protein has translation MKRTIKCIGWLCLGASLLILYYFYNPVTTLWAPKCLLKVATGLQCPGCGIQRALHALLQGRFSEAIHYNYFLLFSGPYILSFGVRALLPKGKAKDSLTKVIEDKRLIWLYIILFFIWFIVRNILKI, from the coding sequence TTGAAACGTACTATAAAGTGTATAGGTTGGCTCTGTTTGGGAGCCTCCCTATTAATTCTGTATTATTTCTATAACCCTGTTACGACTTTATGGGCACCTAAATGTCTCCTTAAGGTCGCAACAGGGTTACAATGTCCTGGTTGTGGCATTCAACGTGCGTTGCATGCTTTATTGCAAGGGCGGTTTTCAGAAGCAATTCACTATAATTATTTTCTTCTATTTTCTGGACCATACATATTATCGTTTGGAGTACGTGCCTTACTTCCAAAAGGGAAGGCTAAGGATAGTCTCACAAAGGTAATAGAAGATAAGCGGCTTATATGGTTGTATATAATCCTCTTTTTCATTTGGTTTATTGTAAGAAACATCCTAAAGATATAG
- a CDS encoding CD225/dispanin family protein, translating to MEEMNTPKPNNNLALAIFTTVCCCLPAGIYAIIRAMKVNELYMMKQYDEAVLAANDAKKWSIIGIVVGLIGSILYFVCFGGLAALSTMAGSH from the coding sequence ATGGAAGAAATGAACACTCCTAAGCCAAATAACAATTTGGCTCTTGCGATTTTCACAACTGTATGTTGCTGCTTGCCAGCAGGTATTTATGCAATCATTCGCGCTATGAAGGTGAATGAGCTTTATATGATGAAACAATACGATGAAGCTGTTTTAGCTGCTAATGACGCTAAAAAGTGGAGTATTATTGGTATTGTTGTGGGTCTAATTGGTTCTATCCTTTATTTTGTTTGCTTCGGTGGTTTGGCTGCATTGAGCACAATGGCTGGATCTCACTAA
- a CDS encoding agmatine deiminase family protein: MNTNENHSFRLPAEWEPQSGVILIWPHEDTDWRPYLEEITEVYLQMADAITRYEALLITARETEMVSSLLKGRLTEEQMKRVTLFTCDNNDTWARDVAPISLIANKASKDSFHPLRLLDFCFNGWGEKFAAEKDNRINRQLHEAGLLQGVLENHKDFVLEGGSIESDGSHTLFTTTSCLMAPHRNQPLTQEDIDKQLRLFFPNVERVIWLDYGQLAGDDTDGHIDTIVRIAPNDTLLYIGCDDKEDEHYEDFQLLEEQLKQLRTQKGEPYRLLRLPMPDAIYDDDERLPATHANFLIINGAVLVPTYNQPEKDKEALDTIQEAFPDREIIGIDSRTIIRQHGSIHCLTMQLPANG, from the coding sequence ATGAACACAAACGAAAATCATAGCTTTCGATTACCTGCAGAGTGGGAACCACAAAGCGGAGTTATACTGATATGGCCGCACGAAGATACTGATTGGCGTCCTTATCTTGAGGAGATTACTGAAGTTTATCTCCAGATGGCAGATGCTATTACCCGATACGAGGCATTGCTTATCACAGCACGTGAAACAGAAATGGTAAGTTCCTTACTGAAAGGAAGGCTGACAGAGGAACAGATGAAACGTGTAACGCTCTTTACTTGTGACAATAATGACACTTGGGCACGAGACGTTGCACCGATTTCGCTCATAGCAAACAAAGCATCGAAAGATAGTTTCCATCCCCTTCGTCTACTTGACTTCTGTTTCAATGGATGGGGTGAGAAGTTTGCAGCAGAAAAGGATAATAGAATCAATCGTCAGCTTCACGAGGCAGGACTCCTCCAAGGAGTATTAGAAAACCACAAGGATTTTGTATTGGAAGGTGGTTCGATAGAAAGCGATGGAAGCCATACACTCTTTACAACAACGAGTTGTCTGATGGCACCACATCGTAATCAACCTCTCACACAAGAGGATATAGACAAGCAATTACGCCTTTTCTTTCCAAATGTAGAGCGAGTTATATGGTTAGATTATGGTCAGTTAGCAGGTGATGATACAGACGGACATATTGATACTATCGTACGTATTGCACCAAATGACACCTTATTATATATAGGATGTGACGATAAGGAGGATGAGCATTATGAGGACTTCCAACTCTTAGAGGAACAGCTAAAACAGCTCCGCACACAGAAAGGTGAGCCTTATCGCCTACTTCGTCTCCCTATGCCTGATGCTATCTATGATGATGACGAGCGTTTGCCTGCAACACACGCAAACTTCCTTATCATCAATGGAGCTGTACTTGTTCCAACCTACAACCAACCCGAAAAGGACAAAGAAGCTTTGGACACAATTCAAGAAGCTTTCCCTGATCGTGAAATCATAGGTATTGACAGCCGTACTATTATCAGACAGCATGGTTCCATACACTGTCTGACAATGCAGCTACCAGCAAACGGATAA
- a CDS encoding carbon-nitrogen hydrolase, protein MRELKIGFLQQHNVEDIKNNIERLAEGITNLAQRGAELVILQELHNSLYFCQTEDVNKFDLAETIPGPSTGFYGELARELGIVIVTSLFEKRAPGLYHNTAVVIEKDGSIAGKYRKMHIPDDPAYYEKFYFTPGDLGFHPIDTSVGRLGVLVCWDQWYPEAARLMALQGADMLIYPTAIGYESSDTDEEKQRQREAWTTVMRGHAVANGLPVIAVNRVGHEPDPSEQTQGIQFWGSSFVAGPQGELLYRACDNDEDSVILSINLDHSENVRRWWPFLRDRRIDEYGEITKRFID, encoded by the coding sequence ATGAGAGAACTTAAAATAGGCTTTCTACAACAACATAATGTTGAGGATATCAAAAACAATATAGAGCGATTGGCTGAGGGAATTACAAACTTAGCACAACGTGGTGCGGAACTTGTTATCCTCCAAGAACTGCACAATTCACTTTATTTCTGTCAGACAGAAGATGTGAATAAGTTTGACTTGGCTGAGACTATACCGGGTCCCTCTACTGGCTTTTATGGTGAGTTGGCACGTGAACTGGGTATTGTCATTGTGACATCACTTTTTGAAAAACGTGCACCAGGACTTTATCATAACACAGCCGTAGTGATAGAGAAGGATGGTAGTATTGCTGGTAAATATCGCAAGATGCATATTCCAGATGACCCAGCTTACTATGAGAAGTTCTACTTCACACCAGGTGACCTCGGATTTCATCCAATTGATACAAGCGTAGGACGCCTTGGTGTACTTGTATGCTGGGATCAGTGGTATCCCGAAGCAGCCCGTCTAATGGCATTGCAAGGTGCAGATATGCTTATCTACCCTACAGCTATTGGCTACGAAAGTAGTGATACAGACGAGGAAAAACAGCGTCAGCGTGAAGCTTGGACAACAGTCATGCGTGGTCATGCCGTTGCTAACGGTTTGCCAGTAATCGCTGTAAACCGTGTCGGTCATGAACCCGACCCAAGCGAGCAAACTCAAGGTATTCAGTTCTGGGGAAGCAGTTTTGTTGCTGGACCACAGGGAGAACTACTCTATCGCGCTTGTGACAACGATGAGGACAGTGTTATTCTCAGCATCAACCTCGACCATAGCGAGAATGTACGCCGTTGGTGGCCTTTCTTGCGTGACAGAAGAATCGATGAGTATGGGGAGATAACTAAAAGGTTTATAGATTAA
- a CDS encoding glycoside hydrolase family protein, which yields MCSFAFNIGVGRGFPSSEFLKELNKGHYDGTLMLHWRRPSEIIGRRKKEVELFNHGVY from the coding sequence ATTTGCTCATTTGCATTTAATATCGGAGTTGGAAGAGGATTTCCTTCTTCCGAATTTTTGAAAGAACTAAATAAAGGGCACTATGATGGGACACTGATGCTCCATTGGAGACGTCCAAGCGAAATAATAGGGAGAAGGAAAAAAGAGGTTGAATTGTTTAATCATGGAGTATACTAG
- the asnA gene encoding aspartate--ammonia ligase has translation MSQLIKPEGYKAVLGKRQTEQGIKLIKEFFQQNLATELRLSRVTAPLFVLKGLGINDDLNGVERPVSFPIKDLGEAEAEVVHSLAKWKRLTLADYDIQPGYGVYTDMNAIRADEELDNLHSLYVDQWDWEAVITEGDRTRSFLENVVRRIYAAILRTEFLTCETYPQLEPFLPQTIHFIHAQDLLDMYPTMTAKEREDEVCKKYGAVFIEGIGCRLSNGEKHDGRAADYDDWSTVAEDGKTGLNGDILIWYPILDRSIELSSMGVRVDKTALLRQLTIEKQEERQQLFFHQQLLSDKLPLCIGGGIGQSRLCMIMLHKAHIGEIQASIWPEEMRRECEEAGMPLI, from the coding sequence ATGAGTCAACTGATAAAGCCAGAAGGATATAAAGCAGTACTTGGCAAACGTCAAACCGAGCAGGGTATCAAACTTATAAAGGAGTTTTTTCAGCAGAACTTAGCTACCGAATTACGACTAAGTCGTGTTACAGCACCGTTGTTCGTGTTGAAAGGATTAGGTATCAATGATGACTTGAATGGTGTTGAACGTCCTGTTTCCTTTCCGATTAAGGACTTGGGAGAAGCTGAGGCTGAGGTAGTACACTCTCTGGCAAAGTGGAAACGACTGACGTTGGCTGACTATGACATTCAACCGGGCTATGGTGTCTATACAGATATGAATGCTATTCGAGCCGATGAAGAATTAGACAACCTTCATTCACTTTATGTTGACCAATGGGATTGGGAGGCGGTTATCACCGAAGGCGATAGAACACGTAGCTTTTTAGAGAATGTCGTTCGTCGTATTTATGCTGCTATCCTTCGTACAGAGTTCCTTACTTGTGAGACCTATCCTCAGTTAGAACCCTTCCTTCCACAGACAATTCATTTTATTCATGCGCAAGATTTGTTGGATATGTATCCTACAATGACAGCAAAAGAACGTGAAGATGAGGTTTGTAAGAAGTATGGTGCGGTGTTTATTGAGGGTATTGGTTGTAGATTAAGTAATGGTGAGAAGCACGATGGACGTGCTGCTGATTATGATGACTGGTCAACTGTTGCAGAAGATGGTAAGACTGGCTTGAATGGTGATATTCTCATTTGGTACCCTATCTTAGATCGTAGTATAGAACTTTCGTCTATGGGTGTCCGTGTGGATAAGACTGCCTTACTCCGTCAGTTGACGATAGAGAAGCAAGAAGAACGTCAGCAACTCTTCTTCCATCAGCAGTTACTCTCAGACAAACTGCCGTTATGTATTGGTGGCGGTATCGGACAGAGCCGTCTTTGTATGATAATGTTGCACAAGGCGCATATTGGTGAGATACAAGCAAGTATCTGGCCAGAAGAAATGAGAAGAGAGTGCGAAGAGGCAGGAATGCCGTTGATTTAG